The Streptomyces sp. NBC_00659 genomic interval ACGCCCCGTTCGTCGTGTTCTCGAAGATGCCGTTCGCCAGGTCGAGCGGGAGTGAACCGCCGCCGGTCGCGGTGCTGTCGGCCGCGGTCAGCGTGGCGAGCGTGGTCGAGGGGGACGAGGACACCTCGTACGGAGAGAACTGGTACCGGTCGAAGTTCGACACCCACTGCTGACCGGACGGGGCATGGAAGACGAACGTCGCACTCGACGCGCCCAGCAGGGCGTCCGGGTCGGTGACGGCCGCCCTCACCGTGCTGTAGTACTGCCATCCGCCGGTTCCGGGGAGCTGGACGGTGGCGACGAGGGGACCGTCGGCCGCCCCGGCGTGGATGTCGACGCTGCTCGGTCTCGCGTTCGTCGCCTGCGAGTTGGCGTAGCGGACCGAGACGCTGCGCGGGGCGACCCCGCCGAAGTCCAGCTTCGTGAACCGCTCCCAGGATCCCTCGGTGACGCCACCGAGGTCGCCGTCCGAGTAGTACGCCTCGCTCACGAGGCTGGGGCCCTCCTTCTGGTCGGGGTCCTCGGCCTGGAGGACGGCGAAGCCCCCCTCGTCGATGGTGAGCGCGTCGACGGCGGACCGCAGCGCGTCGTCCGCTGCCATGATCGTGCCTGTCGCGGAAGCGGTGTCCGCGAGGACGGTCCGCGCGCGGTCGAGCGCCGACCGGAACACATTCCACGAGCCGTCGGAGTAGTTGCCTTCGCGCACCAGCACGGCCTGGTCGACGAGCGCGCCGAGCGCCTCGCGATGCACCGCGGCGGCGGACAGGACGAGCGGGTCGGTCGGAGACACCCCGGTGCCGTGCACCGTCGAGGCCCGTACCCCGTGGGCGAAGGCCGCGTCCTGGAAGGTGATGCCGAAGCGCGCGTCGGCCCGCGTGCTGCCGGTGAGCGACAGCGTCGCCGTACGCGAGCCGCTGACGCGGAGGTCCGCCGTGACACCGCCCGGCAGTCCGGTCACGGTCGCCGCCCCCGACCTGGTCAGGCTGGTGCCCTTGCGGGCGGCGAACTCCGCCGGTCCGGACAGGGTGAGCTTCAGGGCGCCGTCGACGACGCCGTCCGATCCGGTGCCGACCGTGCCCGGGGCCGCGGAGACGACGGTGTCGCGCCGGTCCGTTCCCGTGCCGCCACCGGTGTCGCCCGAGTCGGTGTCGAGCGAGTACGCGGGCTTGGTGTGCGCGCCCCACCGGGAGGGCTTGGAGCCCATCGTGAAGTCCAGGGTTCCGCCCGAGACGATCTGCGAGTAGTCGAGCCACGTGTTGTCGAACCGCGAACCGTTGAGGGTCGCGCTCTGCACGTAGTAGTCGCTCGGCGACACACCCTCGGCCTTCACCGTGAACCGGGCGCCGTTCGCGTAGCGGATCGTCGTGGAGTCGAAGAACGGACTGCCGATCTGGAACTGGCTGGAACCGGCGGTCACCGGGAACAGACCGAGGGCCGCGCCGACGAACATCGTCGACATGGTGCCGGCGTCATTGTCCATGGTCGGCAGGAAGCCCCGGGGGGAGAGCTTGTAGACCTGGGTCCTGACCGGCGGACGGAACTCGCCGCCGGAGCTGGGGACTTCGTTCGAGGAGCCCGTCGCGATGTAGCGGTTCCAGGTCGTGCCCGTGTAGATGGCCCGCACCCACTTCTGCGTCAGGCTCGGCTCACCGACGTAGTTGAAGAGGTACGGGGCCTGGAGGTCGATCTCGTTGGCGTTGGAGTGCAGCATGGCCGAGCCGTCGTCGGCGCCGGAGTCCTCGCCGAACATGTGCTCCACGGCGGCCTTGCCCGCTTTCGCGCCGCCCATGGCCTCGATGAGGCCGCCCATGTCGTACGCGTCGTACCAGTGGTACTGCCAGAGCGTGCCCTGGTAGAGGCCGGCCGCCTCGAACTTCTCGTAGTCCGCGCTCTGCCAGTCACCGCTCGCGGCGCGCGGGGTGAGCAGGCCGACCTCGGTGCCGTCTCCGGCCGTCCAGGCGCCGGACTTCACGAGGTTGTCGATCGCCATGGTCGACTGCGTACGCAGTTTTTGCGCGTCCGCCTTCCTGCCGAGCGCGTCGGCGATGACGGAGAGCGCCCACTGGTCGTACCCGCGCTGGACGGTCGTGCCGGGATCCCCGGTGACATAACCCTGCCGCAGCTGCGCTCCCGTGTAGTACCCGGAGTACGACATCAGCGCGGGGTAGGCCTCGTCGAGCCGGTCGAAGTTCTTGTAGCCCTTGGACAGCGCGTCGGCGACCAGGACGGCCGAGCGCTCCCACCGCACGGTCGGGACCGAGTGGGTGAGGCTGCCGGGGCTCTTGCCCGCTGTGTGCGCGTCGGCGAAGAGCTCGATGAGCGACTGCACCATGTCCCGGTAGGTGGCCGGGTCGATGTACGCCTCGACGGAGTACTTGCGGAAGTCGTCCCAGGTGGACCAACCGTCGTAGTACGTATAGCCGTTCGTCTTGTGCACCGCGCCGTCCACCCCGCGGTACGTTCCGCTGGTGCTGGTGGCGTTCACCGGCAGCGCGTACATGCGGTACAGGTGCGTGTAGAACTCCCGGGTGAGCGTCGACCCGGGGTCGGACGTCGCGGAGGCGCGTACGTCGACGGCGCCGAGCGCGCGGTTCCAGTCCGCCCGGGTCCGCTCGCGGGCCTGGTCGAAGGTGAGGTCGCCCACCTCGTTCCGCTGGTCGGTCGCGGCCTGTTCGGCGCTGATCGGCGACAGCGTGATGCGCAGTTCGATGTCGTCCCCGGCGGACCGGTCGAACCCGAGGACGGCACCGGTGTCGGACCCGTCCTGCGTGGTCGCGTCGCTCAGCCCCCCGTCGGGGCCCCAGCTCTTCAGGGTAGTCACGGGGACGTTCGTGGTGGCGGTGTAATACAGCTTGTACGAGGCGCCGTTGAACGACCCGGCGATGAGCCCGCCGATCAAGGTGGTCCCGTCCGGGAGCGTCGTCGCCTTCAGGGTCGAACGGGTGCGGCTGGTGAAGTTGTTCGCCAGGTCCAGGACGAGCTCGGGGTCCGACCCGGAGGGGAAGCTGTACCGTTCCAGCGCCGTGCGCGTCGTCGCGGTCACCTCGGCCTGGACGGTGCCGGAGTCCTGCGTCACCGACGAAGCGGCTCCGGAGACGGAACCGAGCCCCACCTGGTAGGACCCGGGTGTCGCGGTCTCGTCGTCGTGGTCGTACGCGTGGGCGTAGGTGCTGGGGGAGGGGCGTTTGTCGTACCGGACGGAGGTCGGGACGACGAGCAGGTCGCCACCGCCTCCCGAGCCGCCGACGCCGTCGAGGTTCGTCGCGGTGAACCCGGCTATGTGGTCCTCGTCGTAGCCGTACCCGGAGTGGTTGCGGTTCGGCGTGGTCATCGGGTTGACCTTGGCCAGACCGTGCGGCGCCTGGGCGCCCGGCAGGTCGTTGCCGTCGTCGCCCGCGGTCGACACGAACGGGTCGACGAGCTTCGTGTAGTCGGTCCCGTCGGAGGACCCGCCGGACGTTGCGCCTGACGTCCCGCCCGATGTCCCGGCGGACGCTGCGGACATGGTGGGGAAGGGCACTGCCGCAGCCGTGCCGACGCCAGCCGGTGCGGCCAGGGTGAGCGCTCCGGTGAGCAGCGCGACGGCCGCCGCGCGCAGCGGCCGGAGACCGCGCCCGGCTGACCCAGGAAGCATGGCGCGGAACACGGGGGGACGGGATCTGATGGGCACGTAACCTCTCCAGCGTCGCTCATACGCACGCACGGTCCGGCTCATCGGAAGACAACGTTGTCGGCCCGGGGCGCCAGGCGTGCAACTCGGGGTGGGACGGAAGCGGACACACAGGATGGCATCCGTACACCGGATTGCACCCCTCCGTGTTCACGACCGTGCGCAATGAGACACGGAGAAGGCGTACAGCGGGCGAACGACATGCGTACGACGGACGCGTACCGGACGCCGCGACGACGACGTACGAGGCCTCGGGCCTGTCTGGCAACTCCCCGTCTGCCCGGCGCCCTTCGGGCGACGACGCGAATTGTCGGACAGGCCCGAGGAGGCTCGCCGGGAACCCCGGCAGGAGGGGCCGGTTCCGGCGTGGCAGAGTGTGCGTGTGCCCACCACTGATTCCGCCCGTGCCACCGACGCCGCCGATGTCCCCCGCGCCGTGAACACGGCCGATGCCGCCCTCGGCGAGTCCGGCCGCCTCATCGATCTGCGCAGCGACACCGTCACCCGGCCCGGCGAGGCGATGCGCCGGGCGATGGCCGAGGCCGAGGTCGGTGACGACGTGTTCGGTGACGATCCCACCGTCAACGCGCTCCAGGAGCGGATCGCCGGGCTGCTCGGATTCGAGTCCGCGCTGTTCGTCTCCTCGGGGACACAGAGCAACCTGTGCGCTCTGCTGACCCATTGTGGCCGCGGGGACGAGTACATCGCCGGGCAGATGGCCCACATGTACCGATGGGAGGGCGGTGGCGCCGCCGTGCTCGGAGGCATTCAGCCCCAGCCGCTGCCGCACCGGGCGGACGGGACGCTGGACCCGCTGGACATCGCGGCGGCCGTGAAGCCGGACGACTCGCACTTCGCGCGCACGCGGTTGCTCTGCCTGGAGAACACCATCGGTGGCCGGGTCGTCTCGATGGACTACCTGAAGACCGCCACGCACGTGGCCCGCGACCACGGACTCGCCACCCACCTGGACGGGGCGCGGCTGTTCAACGCCGCGGTGGCCGGCGGGGGCGATCCGTACGAGCGGGCACGGCTGATCGCCGGCCACTTCGACAGCGTGTCGGTCTGCTTCAGCAAGGGGCTGGGCGCGCCGGTCGGCTCGGCACTCGTGGGATCGCGGGAGTTCGTGGCCGAGGCACGGCGCTGGCGCAAGGTCCTCGGCGGCGGGATGCGGCAGGCCGGCGTGCTGGCGGCCGCGGCACTCCACGCGCTCGACCACCAGGTGACGCGGCTCGCCGACGACCATGCGCACGCCGCGCTGTTCGCGGAGAGCCTGAAGGACGTGCCGGGCCTGACCATGGAACCCAGCGGGACCAACATGGTCTTCGCGCGTTCCGCCCCCGGCCTCGACACCGACGAGGTGCGCGACCGACTGGCACGTCGTGGGCTGCTGTGCGCGGGATACCCGGGCCAGTTGCGCTTCGTGTTCCACCTGGACGTGACGCGCGCCGACACGGAACGCGCGGTGCGGATCGTGCGCGAGACCCTGGCCGAGACGG includes:
- a CDS encoding glycoside hydrolase domain-containing protein, with amino-acid sequence MLPGSAGRGLRPLRAAAVALLTGALTLAAPAGVGTAAAVPFPTMSAASAGTSGGTSGATSGGSSDGTDYTKLVDPFVSTAGDDGNDLPGAQAPHGLAKVNPMTTPNRNHSGYGYDEDHIAGFTATNLDGVGGSGGGGDLLVVPTSVRYDKRPSPSTYAHAYDHDDETATPGSYQVGLGSVSGAASSVTQDSGTVQAEVTATTRTALERYSFPSGSDPELVLDLANNFTSRTRSTLKATTLPDGTTLIGGLIAGSFNGASYKLYYTATTNVPVTTLKSWGPDGGLSDATTQDGSDTGAVLGFDRSAGDDIELRITLSPISAEQAATDQRNEVGDLTFDQARERTRADWNRALGAVDVRASATSDPGSTLTREFYTHLYRMYALPVNATSTSGTYRGVDGAVHKTNGYTYYDGWSTWDDFRKYSVEAYIDPATYRDMVQSLIELFADAHTAGKSPGSLTHSVPTVRWERSAVLVADALSKGYKNFDRLDEAYPALMSYSGYYTGAQLRQGYVTGDPGTTVQRGYDQWALSVIADALGRKADAQKLRTQSTMAIDNLVKSGAWTAGDGTEVGLLTPRAASGDWQSADYEKFEAAGLYQGTLWQYHWYDAYDMGGLIEAMGGAKAGKAAVEHMFGEDSGADDGSAMLHSNANEIDLQAPYLFNYVGEPSLTQKWVRAIYTGTTWNRYIATGSSNEVPSSGGEFRPPVRTQVYKLSPRGFLPTMDNDAGTMSTMFVGAALGLFPVTAGSSQFQIGSPFFDSTTIRYANGARFTVKAEGVSPSDYYVQSATLNGSRFDNTWLDYSQIVSGGTLDFTMGSKPSRWGAHTKPAYSLDTDSGDTGGGTGTDRRDTVVSAAPGTVGTGSDGVVDGALKLTLSGPAEFAARKGTSLTRSGAATVTGLPGGVTADLRVSGSRTATLSLTGSTRADARFGITFQDAAFAHGVRASTVHGTGVSPTDPLVLSAAAVHREALGALVDQAVLVREGNYSDGSWNVFRSALDRARTVLADTASATGTIMAADDALRSAVDALTIDEGGFAVLQAEDPDQKEGPSLVSEAYYSDGDLGGVTEGSWERFTKLDFGGVAPRSVSVRYANSQATNARPSSVDIHAGAADGPLVATVQLPGTGGWQYYSTVRAAVTDPDALLGASSATFVFHAPSGQQWVSNFDRYQFSPYEVSSSPSTTLATLTAADSTATGGGSLPLDLANGIFENTTNGAWAEWKDTDLRDGADTVTVRYDKPRSRAAADSHLELHLGSKDGPKSVDIPLDYSGSGWGTVATTTVQLDPGIFSGVQDVYAAFVSSTQTASQPYVANVYSLTLTQEAGAPVAFDATAFRSHSGGGLKSEPVGWSGSGSTTDLGGTYDGAWLDYGDIGFGGSPKNTVTITYVNNSARCGTGSAVQLYLDSFDAGSPGTPYATVPLPVTGAAWSSGGTTSLTLPEAITGTHSVHLRLVTTADSSHPYVANLGRITFAHVETPAVTDRSALHKAIDRYAGLSGDAERYDTIDFGVYRRELAAARTLADADAVTQLEVDTRTRDLTLAAKQLIPLPRLRLEDLVATASALDDARYTDTSWTAFTEALAEARTAVADTAATDETLTARYGALDRARAALTTKPKAVPAAPDAVSAISSGTSVTVAWSAPGDTGGSPVTGYEVTLDDGHQVEIHDPDSRRTTFTRLRAGRSFTARVRAVNAVGTSHPSPATAPVVTGGGKPQTPAVTGVITDGRQVRVTWRAGGDGGFPIIGYTVALDDGTTAHVPATTATALLTAAGRAKAHTATVTAVTLAGTSADSAAPASGTAAATADASGPTYVPSPFPDDALNAAYPSDSWPTTGDGSDYFYGLLSGADDLRSDILGANTKVPNGTSPTAENDRTAVAINNAATQKEVDRAEVDATHSATVTMADGLGSRLGRIYGDALSSGRLPKTSALFSRVTKGLDKVDAAKNHYGYQRPYVRLGFVGDGGEIYESQDGSYGSLATSGSYPSGHTYGGYEAGTVLATLLPELAPSILARTSEYGDNRVVLGFHYPLDVMGGRITGQATVAHRWADPEFRELLLQAHTEIENVLLAQCETEGYGDTLAACAGDPYSGLSTTQDVELYTRRLTYGFSQVAKAGQTLRTPADAAALLVTAFPDLTTEQRTQVLEQTATDSGYPLDLTADGGASWQRINLAAAMAAHVVVGADGSVTVTNSSDATRASVADADSITVGGVAIDGFDPEVSTYVVDWPRNKRIPAVSAVPAQSGARVKVTEGGSVLSSAGSRFTTRTVRVTSANGSVTRTYTVGFRLTARNERPAAAGGGDREAGGPGSWSAGGGGAGSADGALLWSPEAEWAERVGVPGANGTS
- the ltaE gene encoding low-specificity L-threonine aldolase; this encodes MPTTDSARATDAADVPRAVNTADAALGESGRLIDLRSDTVTRPGEAMRRAMAEAEVGDDVFGDDPTVNALQERIAGLLGFESALFVSSGTQSNLCALLTHCGRGDEYIAGQMAHMYRWEGGGAAVLGGIQPQPLPHRADGTLDPLDIAAAVKPDDSHFARTRLLCLENTIGGRVVSMDYLKTATHVARDHGLATHLDGARLFNAAVAGGGDPYERARLIAGHFDSVSVCFSKGLGAPVGSALVGSREFVAEARRWRKVLGGGMRQAGVLAAAALHALDHQVTRLADDHAHAALFAESLKDVPGLTMEPSGTNMVFARSAPGLDTDEVRDRLARRGLLCAGYPGQLRFVFHLDVTRADTERAVRIVRETLAETATG